From Vreelandella neptunia, the proteins below share one genomic window:
- the hemP gene encoding hemin uptake protein HemP: protein MQLPAKGTGQGDTSASTPHEVNSKELLGNSGQLVIHHEQRRYVLRRTKNGKLILNA from the coding sequence ATGCAGTTACCCGCCAAGGGCACTGGCCAGGGAGATACGTCGGCCTCGACGCCCCACGAGGTGAATAGCAAAGAATTACTTGGTAACTCAGGCCAGTTGGTTATTCACCATGAACAGCGCCGCTATGTGTTGCGCCGTACTAAAAACGGCAAGTTAATCCTTAACGCCTAA
- a CDS encoding PhoX family protein — translation MSKEIEDHRLFNHSGNQPFAEVLARHVSRRDVMRGGLSMAAASMLSFGGAAQALAASGAQKTPLTLAFEAVKGSRTDAVVVPEGYVAQVLVPWGTPLNQNITWQPEQPMTAERQAESVGMHHDGMAGFALDTDNASRRFVLALNNEYIDQAALWAPQGGPTNADEGQRPAEESRTEINAHGVTLVEVEKNASGQWAHVPGSRYNRRLTSATVMELSGPVAGSDYVKTRFSPEGTQTRGTNNNCGNGVTPWGTYIACEENWPDIFVNRGERFQDDARIGIPTDKSRYGWDTSAGDASEQNDEFARFDITPRGERAENDYRNEARTFGYQVEVDPYSDALAVKRTALGRFRHEGCWLGKLEAGQPVVYYSGHDARNEYVYKYVSDAAWDPADANRPGEEYDRLAIGNKYLDNGTLYVARFHADGSGEWLPLTPSTQTRDGRTLAAALGLADDDAAGIIINTCDAADLLGATPMDRPEWASVDPASGEVYLTLTNNTQRTAEETSPTYTNDGERLEQVGVGYDLAPTNAANPRANNEAGHIIRWRESRLPNAFTWEVFVFGAAADDADNHSGLTEMNQFASPDGLWFDEREDGQGILWIQTDNGYDGVTEYTNDQLLAVVPNGLDDIQGTGPVINRSNQQQLKRFAVGPNGCEVTGIFATPDKTALFINIQHPGNWPADGSELVQDATVAASGQVRPRASTVVIQKRDGGPIGV, via the coding sequence ATGAGTAAAGAGATCGAAGATCATCGCCTGTTTAACCACAGCGGCAATCAACCTTTTGCGGAAGTATTGGCGCGCCATGTGTCACGGCGCGACGTGATGCGCGGTGGTTTGAGCATGGCGGCTGCCTCGATGCTTAGCTTTGGCGGTGCTGCTCAAGCGCTTGCCGCAAGCGGCGCCCAAAAAACACCCCTGACACTGGCGTTTGAAGCGGTTAAAGGGTCACGCACCGATGCCGTGGTGGTGCCGGAAGGTTACGTGGCCCAGGTCCTGGTGCCGTGGGGCACGCCGCTGAACCAAAATATTACCTGGCAGCCCGAACAGCCAATGACCGCTGAGCGTCAGGCGGAGAGTGTGGGCATGCACCATGACGGCATGGCCGGTTTTGCCCTGGATACCGACAACGCCTCGCGTCGTTTCGTGCTGGCGCTCAACAATGAATATATCGACCAAGCAGCGCTATGGGCGCCTCAAGGTGGCCCCACTAATGCGGATGAGGGTCAGCGGCCAGCAGAGGAGTCGCGCACCGAAATCAACGCTCACGGTGTTACCCTTGTTGAGGTCGAAAAGAACGCCAGCGGCCAATGGGCGCACGTGCCAGGGTCGCGCTATAACCGTCGCCTCACCAGCGCGACGGTGATGGAACTTTCCGGGCCAGTGGCGGGCAGTGACTACGTCAAAACCCGCTTTTCGCCTGAGGGTACCCAAACCCGTGGTACCAACAATAACTGTGGTAACGGGGTAACGCCCTGGGGCACCTATATTGCCTGTGAAGAGAACTGGCCCGATATCTTTGTGAACCGCGGTGAACGCTTCCAGGACGATGCCCGGATTGGTATTCCCACCGATAAAAGCCGCTATGGTTGGGATACTTCGGCAGGTGATGCCTCTGAACAGAATGACGAATTTGCTCGCTTCGATATTACCCCGCGCGGCGAGCGTGCTGAAAATGATTACCGCAACGAAGCACGCACGTTCGGCTACCAGGTGGAAGTTGATCCCTATAGTGATGCATTGGCGGTTAAGCGTACGGCACTCGGGCGTTTCCGTCATGAAGGGTGTTGGTTAGGCAAGCTGGAAGCCGGTCAGCCAGTGGTTTACTACTCAGGGCACGATGCCCGCAACGAGTACGTATATAAATATGTCTCTGATGCCGCCTGGGATCCCGCCGATGCCAACCGCCCAGGTGAAGAGTACGATCGTCTTGCCATTGGCAACAAATATTTGGATAACGGCACCCTCTATGTGGCCCGTTTCCACGCTGACGGCAGCGGCGAATGGCTGCCGCTAACGCCTAGCACCCAAACGCGCGATGGTCGCACACTGGCGGCGGCGTTGGGGCTAGCCGACGATGATGCGGCAGGTATCATCATCAACACCTGCGATGCAGCGGATTTGCTGGGTGCCACGCCAATGGATCGCCCTGAGTGGGCTTCCGTCGATCCTGCATCCGGTGAGGTGTATCTCACCCTCACCAATAACACGCAGCGTACCGCTGAAGAGACATCCCCAACTTATACTAATGACGGTGAGCGTCTGGAACAGGTAGGTGTTGGTTACGATTTAGCGCCTACCAATGCCGCCAACCCTCGCGCTAATAACGAAGCGGGGCATATTATCCGCTGGCGCGAAAGCCGGCTCCCGAATGCCTTCACTTGGGAGGTGTTTGTGTTCGGCGCTGCCGCTGACGATGCAGATAACCACTCAGGCCTGACAGAAATGAATCAGTTCGCCAGCCCCGACGGACTCTGGTTCGACGAGCGAGAAGACGGTCAGGGTATCCTCTGGATCCAGACCGATAATGGTTATGATGGGGTGACCGAGTACACCAACGATCAGTTGCTTGCCGTGGTACCTAATGGGCTAGACGACATCCAGGGAACCGGCCCGGTGATTAACCGCAGCAACCAGCAGCAGCTTAAGCGCTTTGCGGTGGGGCCGAACGGCTGTGAAGTGACGGGTATCTTTGCCACGCCGGATAAAACCGCGCTGTTCATTAACATTCAGCACCCCGGTAACTGGCCAGCCGATGGTAGCGAGCTTGTGCAAGATGCCACCGTTGCGGCCAGCGGACAAGTACGCCCGCGGGCCTCGACCGTTGTTATTCAGAAGCGCGATGGCGGGCCAATTGGGGTTTAA